A window of Maioricimonas rarisocia genomic DNA:
CGGGCAGCTCGGTCAGCTCCGATTTGCCCTCGGCCACCAGAGCCGACACGGTTTCCGACAGGTCCTCGATCGTGCGGGCGGCGTTCCGGTACGCGCGGACGCGAAACGCATTCGCTCCCTGGATTTCGAGCAGGTCGGCCAGTTCCTCGAAGACGCGGGCGACTTCAGCATTCTGCATCGGGGCAACTCATGGCGTGGGAGGGGGACGGATTCCTCACGCACTATATCGCGCCGGCTGCAGCCTCAGAACGGAGCGGTCACGGACAGCGATCCAGATTCTCCCGGGGGCCTCCCGGTAACGGCAGCGGCTCTGTCGCGGAGCAGGCGTCGAGACCGTTCAGCGAGGTATCCCGCCGCAGACGCAGTTCCGGCCGTCGGGGCAATGTGCCATGTTCTTGCGCCGCAGGCGAGTGAGCATGGGTTACGCTGCGCTACCCCCCCTACTGCCTCATACCAGCACGCAGCGCCAACGAGTGTTCGGGCAGACAGGAATGTCTGCCCCACCTTCGCGCGGCAGGGTGGCCGTGGCTGGAGCGAGCCACGCGAGTGAAGCCACGGAGGGTGAGCATGCGTGACGCATCAGGATGGTGGGCTACGCTGCGCTAACCCGCCCTACGGCCTCATACCAGCACGCAGCGCCAGCGAGTGTTCAGGCAGACAGGAATGTCTGCCCCACCTTCGCGCGGCAGGGTGCCGTGGCTGGAGCGAGCCACGCGAGTGAAGCCACGGAGGGTGAGCATCCGTGACACATCGAGATGGTGGGCTACGCTGCGCTAACCCGCCCTACGGCCTCATGCCAGCACGCAGCGCCAGCGAGTGTCGGGCAGACAGGAATGTCTGCCCCACCTTCGCGCGGCAGCTTCCCCGGACATTCGCGGCATTTCCCTGCGGCTGCAAGTGGTGCGTCCGGCGCAACGCATGCGGACAAGTCGAAGTCCAGCCACCCACCACATTCGGCAAGGTGGGGCAGGCGTTGCTGGCTGCCTCGATGCTCACCAACCAGGAAACTCCTGAATTGCAGCAGAGTCGCCCGCCAGGCTGAAATCCGTGCTGTCTGTATGGTCTTCAGGCGCGGCGAAAGACTGGTCGACAACTCAGCCGAAGTACTCCGCCAAATCGGCCTTCGCCTTCGCGCGCTCTTCTGCGGCGGTGCCGAAGGCATGCGGAGCCGGGATCTCATGCGGGCCGTGCAGGCAGTGCGTCTCGGCAATGGGAACGAACAGTTCGCCCCAGCTCTTTTCATCGAGTTCGGCCGACTCGTCGTCGGCGGCGATGACGGGTTCGGAGACGTCGACGTCTGCCGTCTCAAGCACGTCCTGTTCGAGGTCGCGACGCTGCATCTCGTCGAGGATCACGGCGTGCCAGGAAGGATCACGCTCCCCGGCGGCAACGTAGTTTTCGCGGGCCCACCGACGCAGACGCAGTTCTGCGGTCAGATCGATTACTTCGCTGGTGTTCTCCACCATGTCATGACCTCAAGCGACGAGACGGGAAAGAGCAACTGCTATCAGGAATCGTCCCGCCGGGGCCCTGTTCCGCACAGCAATTCGGTACGACATTCCGCGGCAAAGAGAACCACCGCCGAACGCACGCGCCGCAGCTATCACTGTCATCGGTCCTACGACGCACTCAGATCTCAGTACCGGCGTGAAGTGGCCCAGGCGGCATCGACCGGATGATCGGCCTATCCGGATCACAGCCACCTGAGCCGGTTGACGCTGCGAACTCTTCCCTCGCTTCGGCCCGTCGCTCAGTTCTGGTCGGCCGACCAGGAGGAGGGACGTTCGTCGGGAAGCCGTTCCCATTCCCGCCGCACGTGTCGCAGTCCGGCCGAGCAGAGCTCGAAATGGTCGCTCAGCCGACGCAGCACATGGGCTTCCTGCCGGTACGGCTCTTCGTCAAAGGTGCTCGCAATGTAGTACGAACGTTTTCCCTGTTCGCGGTAGTCGATCGCCGAATCCTTCCGCTCCCAATGCTTCAGACGCTTGAGCGCTTCGGGATACACGCCGGTCCAGAAGAGTGTGAAATCGCCGATGTGACGATGGATTTCGCGGCGAGGGTTTGCCTGACGCTGTTCGGCTTCGAGCAGCATGTCGGCCACTTCTTCGAGTCGGCGGCCTTCGATATCACGGGGACTGAAGATCGACTCCATCCGCACGAATCGGACCAGCAGTTCCGCCAGGTAGTCAACCAGGGGCGGATCTGCGACTCCCAGCTCCACCTGAAACGTGTGCTCGGTCATTGCGGCGAACAGACGTTTCAACTGGTCGGCACCGGAAACCACACGCGTCATGGGCGGCTCCTTCTTCTCTCGCTGCCTCTGGACGTTGACGGCACTTCAACGTTCCGCGATTGAGGATACCTCAACTCTTAACCGTCAGCGTCCCGTTCACCAAGATCAGTTCTTCGCGGTCCCGAAGGGCTGAATCGGGCAGTTTCAATCTTCGGTCGACGCCTGTGCACCGTCAAGATGATCCCCGGGCGGCCCCGGGATTCGCCCGGCGGAGAAACGCCTCAAATCACCTTCTCCCAACGAGTTCGAAGTTGGTCCCTGATCACGAACAGCCAGCCGTCCATTCATCTCGACAAAGGCGGGACCATTCGCGAAAGTGCCCGCATGAAGATCACCTTCCTCGGTGCGGCCGGTGAAGTGACCGGCAGCCAGCATCTGATTGAGACCCGGCACCGGCGGATTCTGCTGGACTGCGGGATGTTCCAGGGGCCCCGTGCCGCGTCGCGCCGCAAGAACGAAGAGCTTCGCTGCCGGCCGAAGGACCTCGACGGCGTCGTTCTCTCGCACGCCCATATCGATCATTGCGGGCGGGTTCCGATGCTGTACCGGGAGGGGTTCCGCGGGAACGTCTTCTGCACCGACGCGACCGCCGACATCGCGGAACTGATGCTGCTGGACTCGGCCCGCATTCAGCAGGAAGACGCGAAGTATCTGAGCCGCAAACTCAAGCCCGGTCACCCGCCCGTCGAGCCGCTCTACAGCGAACAGCACGTCGAACAGTTCTTCCGACACGTGCAGCCGCTGCTCTTCGATGAGTGGCATGAGCTGGCGGATGATGTCCGGCTGCGGTTCCACCCGGCCGGCCACATTCTCGGTTCGGCCATTTCCGAACTCGAGATCGAAGACGACGACGGTGACATCAAACGGATCGTCTTCACCGGCGACCTCGGCCGTCGCGACATGCCCCTGCTCGTCGATCCCTCCACCGTGCAGGGATGCGACGTGCTGATCACCGAAAGCACCTATGGCAGCCGTGTGCATCCCCCCACGTCGGACGTCAAAGAGCACCTTGCGGACATCATCGGAGAGACCGTGCGCCGTCACGGTCGGGTGATCATCCCGGCTTTCAGTCTGGGGCGAACACAGCAGATCGTGTACTTTCTCAACGAGCTGTTCAACGAGAACGTCCTGCCGCGGATTCCGATGTATGTCGACAGTCCTCTGGCGACGCGGCTCACGCGGATCTTCCGGCGTTACGATCACACGCTCGACGAAGACGTGCAGGTGACGCTCGAGGACGACGAAGACGTGTTCGGCTTCGAGACGCTCACCTATATCCGCACGCAGCAGGAGAGCATCGCGCTCAACAAGCAGGAAGGCCCGTTCGTCGTCATCTCGGCCAGCGGCATGTGCGAAAACGGCCGCGTCGTGCACCACCTCAAGCACGCAGTGGCCGACGAGCGAAACGCCATCCTGCTGATGGGATACCAGGCCCCCCATACCCTCGGCCGACAGATTGCCGAGCGACGGCCGTACGTGCGGATCTTCGACCGCGAGTTCCCCCTGCGGGCCCGTGTGGAACAGATCGAAGGCCTCTCCGCGCATGCGGACGTCAACGACTTCAAGTGGTGGTTTGAAGCGATGTCGGCTGACAGCCACATCGGTCAGGCGTTTCTGGTCCATGGTGAGCCGAAATCGGCCGAAGCGCTCGCCCAGATCCTGCGGGACCTGACCGACGAAGAACCGATCATCCCGGATCGAAACGAGACGTTCGAAGTGTAAGGCATCGGGCGCAACCTTCGCAGTTCGGCCGAACTCCCCGGACTTCACAGTTGTCCAGAGAGTGCCGGGGATCTCCGGAGGCCAGCGGGCGCGGTGCTCACATTGCGCCGCCGCACGCCGAATCGTCGTAAACAGTTTCCGAGACGCCTGTTCCATCCGCAGACAACAACTGTTTCCGTCGCACGGTTGGGGGCGTTTGTCGAGGGGCGGCAGCGCGTCGCCCGTGGAAATCGTGGCCGATGGACGGACGGCCGGGTAGAATGTGGACGGACGCACAGTGGCTGCCGGTGCCGGAACGGTCGGACGGCAGACGACGGAATTCTCCGTCGGGTGGCCCCTCCTCTTTCTCTTCCCGCCACAACCTCGACAGATCACCGAGAGACACAGAGCCGGTCGCTTCCCTAGCGAGACAGTGGCCGGCCGATTAGGCTTCGAAAACGAACGTCCGCCCGTATCCCCCCTTGGAGGATCAGAAATGGTGGCCGCGGTCCTGGATCGACCAACGCTGGTGCTCAATCGCAACTGGCAGCCCGTCGGCGTCGCCACAGTGGCACGCGTACTGGTCAAGGTCTGGAATGAGTCTGCCCGCATCGTCGATCCGGCGGATTACCAGCTCTATTCGTGGGACGACTGGACCCGTCTGGCGCCGGAGGACGGCGAACCGACCATCCGGACGACGCGGCATGCCTTCCGCGTGCCGGAAGTCATTGTCCTCTCGCACTACGACCGCATCCCGAAGCGGACGGTCGCCTTCTCGCGACGCAACGTCTTCAAGCGGGACCGGTACTCCTGTCAGTACTGCGGTCGTCGCCCCGGAAGCGAAGAGCTGACGATCGACCACGTGTTGCCGCGTGCCCAGGGGGGTACCTCGACGTGGGAAAACTGCGTCCTGGCCTGTGTCGACTGCAACGCCCGCAAGGCGAACCGGACTCCGGAACAGGCGCACATGCGGCTCCGCAAGAAGCCCGCACGGCCCAACTGGAAGCCGGTCTACGCCGCGTACGGCGTGACGGTCGACAGCTGGACCAAGTTCATCAGCGAGGCGTACTGGAACGTCCAGCTCGACGAGTAAGGGGCCGCGGTGTCTACGGTTTCGATTGACCTCTCGGGTCGTACCGCCGTCGTGACCGGCGGCACCAGCGGCATCGGTCTGGCAACCGCCTGCGCTCTTGCTCAGTCAGAGGCGCAGGTTTTTGTCGGTGATCTCGAGCTGCGTGATGACGCGACCGACAAGCTGGATTCACTCGGCATCCGTGCCGCGGTCTGCGACGTCCGCGATCTTGATCAGCTGCGGTCGCTCGTTGACGGCGCCGCTAATGATTCGGGCCGGCTCGACATTCTCGTCAATAACGCCGGCATCAATATGAGCGGCCAGATCGACAGCATCTCGGAAGAGGACTGGGACGCCTGCCTGGACACGAACCTCAAGGCGGTCTTCTTCGGCTGCAAGTTTGCCCTGCCCCATCTGCGTGCGGTCGGCGGCGGGTCGATCATCAACACCGCCAGCAACGCGGGTCTGCTTCCCCGCGCACATGATCCGGTCTACTCCACCAGCAAGCTGGCCCTCGTCGGCCTGACGAAAAGTCTGGCGCTCTGCCACGGGCCGGACCGCATCCGTGTGAACTGCGTCTGTCCCGGGCCGGTCGGCGACACCGAAATGATCAACCGCGATCTTCGGCAACATCACGACCCCGAAGAGGCGGCCAGGCAGTTCATTCAGGCCAGCCCGATCGCCCGTGCTTCCGACCGCATGATCCGCCCCGACGAAGTCGCTCAGGCCATTCTTTACCTCGCCAGCGACGCCGCCTGCATGGTGACCGGGACGGCGATCGCGATCGACGGCGGCAAGTCGCTGGGCGTCCCACCGCAGTAGCGGCAGTCGGACCGTTGCCGCCTCACAGGTTGCCTGTACTCACCGGCGGCTTTACGGCAATGCGGAACTCATCCGGGCGGTATGCGTTGTCGTCCCGGACCACCAGGTAGTTGCCGGTCCCGTAGAACTGCGTCGTGACGAACCGGGAATCCTCCGGCGGGACGAGGTAGATCTGGTATCGCCCCTCACGCAGGCGGGGAATGACGGCACCGTCATCACCGGTGACATAAGTGTGGAAGCCTCCGTCGCCTCCGTCCGGCCCGATCAGAACCGTCTGAACTTCGATCCCCGCGACGGGATCGAGCGTATCGGCCGCAACAATTCGCAGCGGAGCGAGCACGCTGTTCCGTTCCGATGTCCCCTGCTTCCACTCCGCCTGCACGATCTGACCACGTGCGGCCTCGCTGCCCTGATGCAACTCGCAGGAACTGGCACAGAGCATCACGGGCGCAAAACTGAGTACAAACATCCAAGCGCACGGCCGAGTCCCTCGGGCGGACGGCGTGAACGGCATGTGTCTCTCCATGGCGTCAGGTTGCCGGTTCTGCTGCGAATTGTGCCACATGCTCCCGCATGCAGCGCAAACAGGTTGCGGCAATCATACCGCCGAATGACGCCACACACATCCGGTCAGCAACAAGGGACCGCGGCTCCTTGACGCTCTGCTGTGATTCGGGTCTCATGCAGACGGTCCACTGCAGTCCCGCCAACGTGGAGCCTGCTGCGACTGCCACAACGCCGGCCTGATGCCCATCCTGCGGAGTCCCACCATGCGTCGCCTTCCCCTTCTTTCCGTCCTGTTCCTGCTCGCGATCACCAGTCGCGTCATCGCTGCCGAGAAGCCCAACTTCATCCTCTGCATGACGGATGACCAGGGCTGGGGAGACGTCGGCTACTACGGTCACGAGGAACTCAAGACGCCGGTGCTGGACGAGATGGCCGCTGTGGGACTTCGGTTCGACCGTTTCTACGCGGCCCATCCGGTCTGCTCGCCGACGCGGGGAAGCGTGATGACGGGCCGCAATCCCAACCGCTTTGCGTGTTTCTCCTGGGGACACACGCTGCGGCCGGAAGAAATCACCATTGCCGAAACACTCAAACGGGCCGGCTACGCGACCGGTCACTTCGGCAAGTGGCACCTGGGTTCGGTCCGCGCGGAGGATCCAGTCTCTCCCGGTCACAGTGGGTTCGACCAGTGGGTTTCCAGTCCCAACTTCTACGAGAACAGTCCGCTCTTCTCGAAGAACGGCCACGTCATCGAAACCGAAGGCGAAAGCTCCGAGGTGACCGTCGAGGCAGCGCTGGAATTCATCCGTCAGCAGAAAGAAAGCGATACGCCATTTCTCGCCGTGATCTGGTTCGGCAATCCGCATACGCCGCACGAGGCCGTCGACGAGCTGCAGGACCTGTACTCCGACTACGGCAAGGCAAAGCAGAACTACTACGGCGAGCTGACCGGCATCGACCAGGCGATGGGGCTGCTCCGCACTCAGCTTCGCGAGATGGAGTTGGCCGAAAACACGCTGCTCTGGTTCACGAGTGACAACGGTCCGCAGGGACGCAGCCCCGGCTCCTCCGGTGGACTCCGCGATGCCAAGGGATCGCTCTGGGAAGGAGGCATCCGGGTGCCGACGATTATCGAATGGCCGGCTCGCATTCCCCAGCCGCGAATTACGGACGTTCCGGCCAACACGTCAGACATCTATCCGACCCTGCTCGAGATTGCCGGCGTAACGATCGAGAACCAGCCGCCGCTCGACGGCCTCAGCCTCGTGTCGCTGCTCGACGGTCAAATGGAAAGCCGGCCGAAGCCGATGGGTTTCTGGAGGCACCCGACCGGCGGGATGCCGGTACGCAGCCGGGAGATCCTTTTGGCCATGCAGATGGAACAGGCCGGTGACGGACCGGCCGGCGAGCCACATCCGCGAACGCCGGTTTCCCGCATGGAGGAAGAGCATTCCCCGGATGACCTGCAGGGCCACGCCGCCTGGCTCGACGGCGACTGGAAGCTGCACAGGATTCCTGACAGGAAGAACGGCTTTCGCTACGAGCTGTACAACCTTGTGGAGGACGCCGCCGAGAAGACCGACGTTTCGGACCAGGAGCCGGAGCGTCTGGCCCGCATGAAGCAGGCCCTGGCAGAGTGGCAGGCGTCGGTGATCGCGAGTCTGAATGGTGAGGATTACTGATCAGGCCGTACGCGACGGGAACGCCGGTTTTCATCGCTCCTTAACACCGAAGCTTTCGGCTGGCATCGACAGTCGGTAGCCTCGGACACGTGTTAAGAAACCCGCGAACACTGCGAACGGGTCGCGTGTTCGATCGCCCGGGTTCCGCTTGTCCGATCTGCGATGCCGGTCCGAATCTCGTGGTTTCCGACGTGTCCTGCAGTTCCGATCTGCCGTCAGCCGACGCTGCACCAGGCGCCCGAGGAGATGCGACTCAATGCGGCACAGATGCCCCCCGTGCCTCAATCATCATCTGCGTCTACAACCGGGCCCGTCAGGTGCTCCCCTGCCTGGAGAGTCTGCTGGCCTCGACCTTCCACGACTTCGAGATCGTGCTGGTCGACGATGCATCGACGGACGAAACTCCGGCCGTGCTGGCCCGGTTCCGTGATGAACACCCTCGCGTCCCGATCACGATCGTTCGCAACGAAGAGAACCTGGGAGTGTGCGGCGCGCGTAATGCAGGCATCGATGCCGCTCGGGGTGATCTGGTGTTCTTCACCGATTCGGACTGCACCGTCGAACCGGACTGGCTGGAGCGGATGGTCGCGGCGTTCGACGATGACGCTCTCTCGGCGGTCGCAGGGACGGTGGTCGACCCGCCGCCCCGCAACTGGGCAGAGATGGCAAAATTCGGTGGCAGCCGCATCGGTCGCCATCGATGGCAGGGTCGACGACTGATCGGCGGAAACATGGGCTTTCGCCGCTGGATTGTGACGGAGCACCGGTTCGATCCGGAGATCCGCTACGGCTGCGACGAGGACGATCTGGCCCGCCGCCTCGCGGCAGCTGGGCATCGCTTCGGTTTCGCCCCGGAAGCGGTCGTCCACCATCATCATCCCTTCACGATCGGCAGCTATCTTCGCCTGGCGTGGAAGCAGGGCCAAGGGTCAGCCCACTTCTGGCGCAAGCACGGCGTTTTTCTCGGACGTGATCTGTGGTTCCTGCTGGCTGCGGTGCTGACGTTGCCGGCTGCATGGTTCGGTATGCCCGCCGCGCTGCTTCCGGCCGGATTCCTGGCAATCCAGTGCGCGGCGCTGCTGTACAACAGCCTGGCCTTCAAGTGGCAGCCGCTCGGCACCGCGCTGCTCGCCCTGCCCCTGCAGCTGGTGCACAGCGTGGTGAAGCTGGCGTCGGTGGTGTGGGCCTGGATCGTCCCCACGGACCGGGAACGCCGCAGTCGACCGGTCCCCTCTTCGGAGACAATAACGACGATGCCTTCGCTTGCCTCCCAATCGCGCGTCCGCCAGCCACCGGAATGGCTCCTCCGCTTCACGTCCCGACTGCCGGTGATCCGGACAGTGTATCGACAATGGATCGCCCTCAAGTGGCAAGTTGGACGACGTCGTTTTCCCGGTTCTGCCAGCTACTGGGAAGCGCGATACGCTCAGGGGCTCGACTCCGGCCCCGGTTCGTATGGACGCCTGGCGGAGTTCAAGGCGGAATTCATCAACGAGTTCGTCCGGGCTCACGACATCACGAGCGTTGTCGAATGGGGCTGTGGTGACGGTAGCCAGGCTTCATTGATCGAATGTCCGAAATACACCGGCATCGACATCGCACCGACCGTCATCGAACGGTGTCGTAAGAGATTCGAGGACGATTCCTCCCGCGAGTTCCACGTACGGTCACAGATGTCGCCGGGGCAGTTGGAACCGCATGAGCTGGCCCTCTCGCTCGACGTGATCTTTCATCTGATCGAAGATGACGTGTACGAACAGTATATGACGGAGCTCTTCGCATCAGCCAGCAGGTATGTCGTCGTTTACTCGACCAACGACGACAGTATTCCGGCACCGCCGCAGGCACGTCACCGACAGTTTACCGACTGGGTCGAGGCAAACGCGGCTGACTGGGAGCTGATCGACGTTCGCGGCAATCGTTACCCACATGACCCCGCCGCCTACACTTCGACGTCACGGTGCAGTTTCTATGCGTTTCGTCGACGGGAGGGCGCTGAGCCCGCCTGACGGGACGATCGCTTTCCACCGCCTGTGAGTTCCAGGCATCTCGCTGACCGACAAGACATCTTCGAACAGCAGTCCCCTGCAGTAGAACGTCCCATGTCCGCACAAGCGGTCGCCGCATCCCGGATGCCGAACTTCTTTATCGTGGGTGCTCCCAAAGCGGGAACCACGGCATTCCACACCTACCTGGCCAGCCATCCCGACGTGGTGATGTCCCGCTGGAAGGAGCCGAACTATTTTGCGGATGACCTGAGTGACCGGTATCGCGAAGTCCGTTCGCTGGAGCAGTATCAGGACCAGTTCGCGCACGCGGGCGGAAACGAAGCGATCGTCGGCGAATCGTCTGCGATGTACATGACGTCAGAAGTCGCGATCCCTCGCATCCGCGAGAGCGTGCCCGATGCACGCGTGCTGGTGCTTCTCCGAAATCCTCCAGACCTGGCTCATGCGTTTCACAATACGCTGGTTCTGAACAGGCAGGAAGACGTCCTCGACTTTCCGGCCGCCTGGCGGCTTCAGGACCGTCGCCGCAGGGGTCTCGCGATTCCCTCTTCATGCCTGGAACCGATGCAGCTGATGTATCGCGACATCGCGTCACTGGGGACGCAACTGCAGCGCGTCCTGAATCATTTTCCGCGCGAACAGGTGCACGTGGAGTTCTTCGAGGACTTCGCCGCCGATACCCCTGCCAGTTACGCGCGCGTCCAGGAGTTCCTCGAGCTTCCCCACATCGCTCCCGACACCTTTGCCCGCATGAATCCGAGTTCGGCCCCCCGTTCACGCCTTCTCCTGTCGTTGCTCGATCGCCAGCGGATTCCGCTCCCGCTGCGACGACTCGGCCGACGCGTCGGATTGGACAGGCTTCACTGGAAGCTGGTCCGCCTGAACCGCAAACGGCGTCGGCGTCCTGAGCTGCCGAACGACTTCCGCCGCGAACTGATCGAAGAGTTCGCGGACGAGGTACGACTTCTCGAGAAACTGACGCACCGCGACCTGAGCCACTGGCGGGCGTGCCCCCCGTCGGGTTGAACCGGTTTCCCTCTCACCCAGTCTCCCTGCATCCGAACACCACTCCCATGACCGGTCACCTGCGACAGCTGCTGTACGACTATCTGCCGATGCCGGCCCTCTCTATGGCTGTCGAGCTCTCGCGGCGTCTGAACGGCTCAGCACACCAGAAAGCCTGGTCGCGTATCGACGAGCAGCTCGGCTACCCGCGGAAGGTTTTGCAGGGTCCGTTTCGCGGTCTGGATCTCATCGACGCGGCGGCGGGAATGGGGCTGTTGCCGAAGGTTCTCGGAACGTACGAACGGGAAGTGTGGAGCTCTGTAGAATCGATTGTTGCCGCACGTCCCGACGGCGTGATCAACGTCGGGGCCGCCGACGGGTACTATGCAGTCGGCCTGGCACGGCGTCTGCCGGAGTCACAGATCGTCTGCTTTGAGTTGAATCGCTACGCACGGCATCTGCTCGAGCTCCAGGCCCGCAGAAACGATAACGCAGGTCGACTGACGATCCTGGGGCGGTGCGAACCTGAAGGACTCGCAAAATCGCTCGCCGACCTCCGCAGGCCGGCGGTCCTGTGCGACTGCGAGGGATTCGAGGAAGAGCTGCTGGATCCCGAACGCGTGCCAGGGCTGACGCGATGTCGTATTCTTGTGGAACTGCACAACTCCATCCGGCCGGACGTTGACGCGACGATCCGCGAGCGGTTCGCGGCGACTCATACGGTCTCGCACATCGAACCGGCAGAACGCTCCCGCAGTGACCTGCCTTCCGGCGTCGACCTTTCCGACGCGGACGTCGCTCTGGCACTCAACGAAGGACGGACCGACCCGACTGGCTGGTTCGACCTCGTCCCGGTGGCCGATGCCCCGCGTCCGGCGAGCTGAGGGCAACAAGCCATTGCTACGTCTCAGCTGCTTCTGGCCGAGACACCGCGAACCAGTGCTCGAGGTTGCGTCCCAGAAGCTCCGACAACAGCGAGATCTCGTCTCGGAAGTCCTCTGCGAGCCGCGAACGCAGCTCTGGTGTCACCTCGGGTCTGTGCGCGGCCCGCATGTTCATCATCCGCAGCTTCAGGTGGAGATGGTGCAGCCCGAAGCGGCGACCGACGCGGCGGACCGGTTCCGGAATCCAGTACCGATGGGTCAGGCGTGCCAGCAGCGAAGAGCGCGGCGCAAAACGCTCGTTGACTCGGGGAAAGTCGACGCGACCATCCGAGGGAAGCTGCAGGAACCGGAGCAGCTCTTCGTAGACAGCTCCGGGATCGTTCCGGAAGTCGTCAAATACGAGGACCTTCAACTGGTTCATCGGAAAGACACCCCGCGCCCGCTGAAGCTGAGTCCCAAGCGAAGCGATCTGCCGGTACTGCAGGACCAGGGGATCGCGGCAGAGTGGCGGCATCTTTCGCCCCGCGGCTCGCTCATCCTGGAGTTCCCAGGCACGCTCGAACCGCGGTTCGTTCTCGTCTCCCGCAAAGTACATTGTCGCGTGATACGCTGCGGCAATCTCGATCGGGTTTCTCACCATGACGACGATGCGAGCATCCTCCCGGAACTCGCGAATCCGTCGCAGGGCTGTTGTTGATGCCAGGTAGAGCACGGACGCTTCGCCGAGAACGGAGTGTTCCGGGCCGGCCTCCCGAAACAGCTGCAGATACGCGTCCCGTGTCCGGATCTCGCGGGCCCGATCCGAGAGGTCGTCACAGAAGAAATGCGGTTCCTTCACC
This region includes:
- a CDS encoding MBL fold metallo-hydrolase RNA specificity domain-containing protein — translated: MKITFLGAAGEVTGSQHLIETRHRRILLDCGMFQGPRAASRRKNEELRCRPKDLDGVVLSHAHIDHCGRVPMLYREGFRGNVFCTDATADIAELMLLDSARIQQEDAKYLSRKLKPGHPPVEPLYSEQHVEQFFRHVQPLLFDEWHELADDVRLRFHPAGHILGSAISELEIEDDDGDIKRIVFTGDLGRRDMPLLVDPSTVQGCDVLITESTYGSRVHPPTSDVKEHLADIIGETVRRHGRVIIPAFSLGRTQQIVYFLNELFNENVLPRIPMYVDSPLATRLTRIFRRYDHTLDEDVQVTLEDDEDVFGFETLTYIRTQQESIALNKQEGPFVVISASGMCENGRVVHHLKHAVADERNAILLMGYQAPHTLGRQIAERRPYVRIFDREFPLRARVEQIEGLSAHADVNDFKWWFEAMSADSHIGQAFLVHGEPKSAEALAQILRDLTDEEPIIPDRNETFEV
- a CDS encoding HNH endonuclease — encoded protein: MVAAVLDRPTLVLNRNWQPVGVATVARVLVKVWNESARIVDPADYQLYSWDDWTRLAPEDGEPTIRTTRHAFRVPEVIVLSHYDRIPKRTVAFSRRNVFKRDRYSCQYCGRRPGSEELTIDHVLPRAQGGTSTWENCVLACVDCNARKANRTPEQAHMRLRKKPARPNWKPVYAAYGVTVDSWTKFISEAYWNVQLDE
- a CDS encoding SDR family NAD(P)-dependent oxidoreductase encodes the protein MSTVSIDLSGRTAVVTGGTSGIGLATACALAQSEAQVFVGDLELRDDATDKLDSLGIRAAVCDVRDLDQLRSLVDGAANDSGRLDILVNNAGINMSGQIDSISEEDWDACLDTNLKAVFFGCKFALPHLRAVGGGSIINTASNAGLLPRAHDPVYSTSKLALVGLTKSLALCHGPDRIRVNCVCPGPVGDTEMINRDLRQHHDPEEAARQFIQASPIARASDRMIRPDEVAQAILYLASDAACMVTGTAIAIDGGKSLGVPPQ
- a CDS encoding sulfatase-like hydrolase/transferase, with amino-acid sequence MRRLPLLSVLFLLAITSRVIAAEKPNFILCMTDDQGWGDVGYYGHEELKTPVLDEMAAVGLRFDRFYAAHPVCSPTRGSVMTGRNPNRFACFSWGHTLRPEEITIAETLKRAGYATGHFGKWHLGSVRAEDPVSPGHSGFDQWVSSPNFYENSPLFSKNGHVIETEGESSEVTVEAALEFIRQQKESDTPFLAVIWFGNPHTPHEAVDELQDLYSDYGKAKQNYYGELTGIDQAMGLLRTQLREMELAENTLLWFTSDNGPQGRSPGSSGGLRDAKGSLWEGGIRVPTIIEWPARIPQPRITDVPANTSDIYPTLLEIAGVTIENQPPLDGLSLVSLLDGQMESRPKPMGFWRHPTGGMPVRSREILLAMQMEQAGDGPAGEPHPRTPVSRMEEEHSPDDLQGHAAWLDGDWKLHRIPDRKNGFRYELYNLVEDAAEKTDVSDQEPERLARMKQALAEWQASVIASLNGEDY
- a CDS encoding glycosyltransferase, with the protein product MSCSSDLPSADAAPGARGDATQCGTDAPRASIIICVYNRARQVLPCLESLLASTFHDFEIVLVDDASTDETPAVLARFRDEHPRVPITIVRNEENLGVCGARNAGIDAARGDLVFFTDSDCTVEPDWLERMVAAFDDDALSAVAGTVVDPPPRNWAEMAKFGGSRIGRHRWQGRRLIGGNMGFRRWIVTEHRFDPEIRYGCDEDDLARRLAAAGHRFGFAPEAVVHHHHPFTIGSYLRLAWKQGQGSAHFWRKHGVFLGRDLWFLLAAVLTLPAAWFGMPAALLPAGFLAIQCAALLYNSLAFKWQPLGTALLALPLQLVHSVVKLASVVWAWIVPTDRERRSRPVPSSETITTMPSLASQSRVRQPPEWLLRFTSRLPVIRTVYRQWIALKWQVGRRRFPGSASYWEARYAQGLDSGPGSYGRLAEFKAEFINEFVRAHDITSVVEWGCGDGSQASLIECPKYTGIDIAPTVIERCRKRFEDDSSREFHVRSQMSPGQLEPHELALSLDVIFHLIEDDVYEQYMTELFASASRYVVVYSTNDDSIPAPPQARHRQFTDWVEANAADWELIDVRGNRYPHDPAAYTSTSRCSFYAFRRREGAEPA
- a CDS encoding sulfotransferase family protein, giving the protein MSAQAVAASRMPNFFIVGAPKAGTTAFHTYLASHPDVVMSRWKEPNYFADDLSDRYREVRSLEQYQDQFAHAGGNEAIVGESSAMYMTSEVAIPRIRESVPDARVLVLLRNPPDLAHAFHNTLVLNRQEDVLDFPAAWRLQDRRRRGLAIPSSCLEPMQLMYRDIASLGTQLQRVLNHFPREQVHVEFFEDFAADTPASYARVQEFLELPHIAPDTFARMNPSSAPRSRLLLSLLDRQRIPLPLRRLGRRVGLDRLHWKLVRLNRKRRRRPELPNDFRRELIEEFADEVRLLEKLTHRDLSHWRACPPSG
- a CDS encoding class I SAM-dependent methyltransferase, with translation MTGHLRQLLYDYLPMPALSMAVELSRRLNGSAHQKAWSRIDEQLGYPRKVLQGPFRGLDLIDAAAGMGLLPKVLGTYEREVWSSVESIVAARPDGVINVGAADGYYAVGLARRLPESQIVCFELNRYARHLLELQARRNDNAGRLTILGRCEPEGLAKSLADLRRPAVLCDCEGFEEELLDPERVPGLTRCRILVELHNSIRPDVDATIRERFAATHTVSHIEPAERSRSDLPSGVDLSDADVALALNEGRTDPTGWFDLVPVADAPRPAS